GGATCGGTGGCACGTGATGAAGACCTTCGCCGACAACGCCGGGCGGACCTGGACGGTGACCATCAACGTGGACGCCATCAAGCGGGTTCGCGGCCTGCTGAACGTCAACCTGCTGGAGATCGTCGAGGGCACGTTGATCGAGCGGCTGATCCGCGACCCCGTGCTCCTGTGCGACGTGGTCTATGCCGTCTGCAAGCCCGAGGCCGACGCCCGCAACATCACCGACGAGGAGTTCGGCCGGGCGATGGCCGGCGACGCCATCGAGCACGCGACCACGGCCCTGCTGGAGGAACTCGTGGCTTTTTGCCCGAGCCCGAGGGACCGGGCGAACCTCGGGCGGGTGTTGACGGCGACGCGGCGGATGATGGACCGAGCGAGGGACCTGATCGAGCAGCGGCTCGACAGCGGGGTGCTGGAACAGCTGGGCGAGCAGGCGCTCGCGACGGCGATGAGCTCATCTGGCGATGTGCCGGAATCTGCGGCGTCAATCCCGGGCCTTTCACCCTCCGCGAACTGATCGCGATGGCCGAGGCCCGGATGCGGGATGCCTGGCAGCGGACCAGCTCGCTGATGGCCCTGATCGCCAATACCCACCGCGATCCCAGGCGGACGCGGGCATTCCGACCGAGCGACTTCGATCCCTTTGCCCGGAGCGCCGTGTCGGTACGGGTGGGCGTGGATGTTCTGAAGGACGTGTTCGTGCATGGACGTGTACCGGTACAAGGAGGTTGATCCCATGAGACGTGGATTCTGTGTGGTGTCGCTGATCGAGACGCTGGTGGCCATTCTGGCTTTGCTATTCGGCCTGGGGACGTTCGGCGGCTGTGCCCCGAACACCGAGCCGATCGAGCGGGCCAAGAACGACGTGTTCGAGAAGATCCTCACGCCGGCCATCGAGAAGGGAATCGCCGAGCTGAGCCAGCGGACCGGCCAGTTGCAGGGCCAGGGATCGCTGATCAACCCGGGCTACCGCAGCCGGGGCTACGGCGTCGTGGGCACCGGCTTCGTCTGGGACGGCACGGTCGAGACGATCGGCGTGTCGGCCAACGTCGCGGCGGCCACGCAGGGTGATCAGGGCCCGGACCTCGAGGCCCCGGCCACGCAGCCGGCCAACGAGGGTGGGCCGTGACACGGCGATTCTGGACGCTCTCTCTCCCGGCAGTGTGCAGTCTGCTGATCGCGGGCTGCACACTGCACGTTCATCTGGGCGGCACCTACTACCTGGATCGCAAGGAGGCGACGCATGCTGACGTGGCTGGACGGCAAGAAGACGATCATCGGCAGCCTGCTTCTCAGCCTGCTGGGGGCGTGCTGGAGTTTGGATGTATTGATTGACGGTGCGGCCAACTGGCTGACCGAGCAGCAGTACGTTGCGCTCGGGACCACCATCGCCGGCCTGACCGGCGCGGCCATGCGCCTGGCGGTCGGCAAGGTCAACAAGCCCGAATGATCGACCTGCGGATCAAGAACCTGTTCTTCGATCGCCAGGTCGTCCTGCGGGCGGTCGACAAGGCCAAACGCGAGGTGCTCTCGAAGGCCGGCGCGTTCATCCGCACCACCGCCCGCACCAGCATCCGCAAGCGCAAGGGCACCTCCAAGCCGGGCAGGCCGCCGTATTCGCACACCGGCCTGCTGCGGCGGTGGATTCTGTTCGGGTACGACCGCAGCAGCGATTCGGTGGTCGTCGGGCCGGTGGGCTTCAAGCGGTCCAAGGCGCCCAACGTGCTGGAGTTCGGCGGCGTCTCCGAGCGGCCCCGCTGGTGGCGCCGGCGACGCGACCTCGGCCGGAAACTGCGTGTTCGTGCCCGGCCGTTCATGGGGCCGGCGTTAGAGAAGGAGCGGGACAAGCTGCCGGCGCTCTGGGCCGGCAGCGTGCGAGGGAACTGACGTGGCGAATACCGCGGGCATCCGGGCCGGCCGTGCGTTCGTCGAACTCGGCGTGGACGACAAGCTCAGCGCCGGGCTCAAGCGGGCGCAGCGCCAACTCCAGGCCTTCGCCACCGGCCTGCGATCCGCCGGGCTGCAGCTGACCGGCATCGCGGCGGCCGTCGGGGCACCCGCCGCCGTGGCCACGAAGACCTTCGCGGACTTCGAATACCAGATGGCCCGCGTGCGGGCCCTCACCGGCGCCAATCGAGACCAGTTCGACAAGCTGACCGCCGAGGCCCGACGCCTGGGCGAGACCACGGTCTTCACCGCCCGCGACGCCGCCGACGCGATGAGCTTCTTCGCGCTGGCCGGCTACAAGGTGGATCAGATCCTCGCGGCCATCGGCCCGACGCTCGACATGGCCGCCGCCGGCCAGATTGGCATCGCCGAGTCGGCCGACATCGCCGCCAAGATCATGGCGGGCATGGGCATCGAGGCCGACCACCTGGGCGAGGCCGTCGATGTCCTGACCAAGGCGATGACCACGGCCAATACCGACCTGCGGCAGTTGGGCGACGCGATGAAGTACGTCGGCCCGATCGCCAAATCGGCCGGGATCGGCTTGGAGGAGATCGTCGGCGCCGTCCAGATGCTCTCCAACGCCGGCATCCAGGCGGACATGGCTGGCACGACGCTCCGCGGCGCCCTGCTGTCGCTGACCGATCCCAGCAAGGAGGCCGCCGACCAGTTGCGGGCGATGAGCGTCCGCGTCCTGGACAGCAAGGGCAACGTTCGATCGCTGGCCGCCATCATTGACGACATGAATCGAGCATTGGCCGGCCTGGGCACCGGCCAGAAGCTCGGGATCATCGGCCGGATCTTCGATGCCCGGCAGGCGGCGGGCTTTGCCGAACTGCTCAGTCAGGGGGGAGACAAGCTCCGCGAGTTCACCGCCTCGCTCAAGGATGCCAAGGGCACGGCGGGCCGGATCGCCGGCATCCAGCTCGACACGCTCAAGGGCGATGTGATCATCCTCCAGAGCGCGGCCGAGGGCCTGAAGATCTCGCTGGGCAAGGTGCTCGGTCCGATGGTTCGCGGCGTCACGCAGTACGTGACCAAACTGGTCACCGCGCTGTCACAGTGGGTCTCGCAGAACGTCCGGCTCATCCGCACCGCCGCCCTGATCGTCGCCGGCGTCGGCGCTTTGGGTTTGGGCCTGCTGACGCTGAGCGTCTCGGCCACGATCGCCGCCAAGGCACTGGGTGGCCTGGCGTTCATCACCGGCACGGCCACGAAGGTCATCGGCCTGATCATCACGATGCTGACCTCGCTCCTCTCGCCGGTCGGCCTGGTCATCGCGGCGATTGTCGCGCTGGGCACCGCCATCCTGGCCTATACCGGCGCCGGCGGCCAGGCGATCGAATGGATCGGTAAGCAGTTCGGCCGCATGCGGGATGCCGTCCAGGAGGTGACCGAGGGCATCGCCAACGCCCTGGCGGCCGGCGATATCGCCCTGGCCGCCAGGATCCTGTGGCTCTCGCTCAAGCTCCTTTGGCAGGAGGGCATGACGGCGCTGCAGCGGGTGTGGCTGGCGGGCAAGCAATTCTTTCTCCAGCGGTTCTACGACATGTGGTTCGGCGCCCAGGCCATTGCCGCCGACGCCTGGCACGCGCTGAAGGTCGGCTGGATCCGGCTGACCGCGTTCCTGTCGGACACGTGGGCGCGGTTCTCCAGCCGGTTCGCCGTGGAGTGGGCTACGATGGTCAACCTGGCGACGAAGGCCTGGAACTGGATCAAGTCCCTGTTCGACGAGGGCTTCGACGTCGAGGCCGCCAACCTCGCCGCCGACCAGGCCCTCGTGGCCGCCGAGCAGAAGATCAACGCGGAGAAGGACGCCGCCCTGGCCGCGATCGCCAACGAGCGCCAGCGGGACCTGGGCGCCGAACAGGGCCGGTACGAGGCCCGGCAGCGCGAGATCGTCGAGAAGGACGTCGAGGCCTCCCGGGCACTCGATGCCGAGACGAACGCCAAGCTGGCCAAGACCAAAGCGGACCTGGAACAAGCCCGCAAGGAACTTGATGCCGCGTTAACTCAGGCTCGGCAGAAACGCACCGAGAAGCCCGACGAGAACGCACCCGGCGGCAAGCGCGGCCCGCTGGCCGGGCTCAAGGACCAGCTGGAGGGCCTGGGCGATCTGCTGGCTGCCAAGGCGAGTGTCATCGGGACGTTCAACGTTTCCTCGACGCTGGGCCTGCAGGCCGGCGGCGTCCAGGACCGGATCGCCGGGGCCACGGAACGCACGGCCAAGGGCGTGGAGCAGTTGCGCAAGGACATCCGGGATCACCCGATGGCCTTTGCCTCGTGAGGATGAATCGTGCCGATCACGATGCTGGAAAAGCTCGACAGCCGCCGGGTCTCGCTGGGCGAGAACCCCAGCGTGGAGCTCGTCTATATCCTCACCGGCACGGCGGACGATGCCGCCGCCGTCGCGGCGGTCGAAGCGGCCACACCACTGATCTACCAGGGGCTGCTCCGCCAGAGCCTGCAGCTCGAGCCGGAGTGGGTGGACGAGAGCCACGGAGACGGCCAGTGGATCGCTACGGTGCGGTATGGGCTGTGGCCGCAGCCCAAGCAAGGCGAGTCGACCTACTCGTTCGACACCACCGGCGGCACGCAGCACATCACGCAGTCCATCCAGACCGTTCACAAGTACGCCCCGACGGGCAAGACCGCCCCGGACTTCAAAGGCGCCATCGGCGTCACGCCCGACAACGTCGAGGGTGTCGACATCACCATCCCGGCCTGCAGCTTCGCCGAGACGCATTACCTGCCGACGGTGCTGGTCACGTTGGCGTACCGTGTCGCCCTGTTCCGGCTGACCGGCAAGGTCAACAACGCCCCGTTCAAGGGCTGCGCCGCCGGGGAGTGCCTGTTCCTGGGCGCGACCGGCTCGAAACGCGGCGCCGACGATTGGGAGATCACCTACCGCTTCGCGGTCAGCCCGAACAAGACGAACATCTCCGTGGGCGAGATCACCGGCATCGACAAGAAGGGCTGGGAGTACCTGTGGGTGCGGTACCAGGACGCCGAAGACACTGCCGCAAATGCCCTGATCAAGAAGCCCATCGCCGCCTACGTCGAGAAGGTCTACGAGGACGCGGACTTCAGCATCCTGGGCATCGGAGTATGAGCGATGGCCGATGCACTCAGGAAGGTCAAACCCGGCGATCCGCTGGTCATCCCGGCCGGGACGTTCAACGCCTTCATCGAGGCCGCCCAGGATCTTCGGTCGCGCCAACAGAACCAGACGCAGGATGCCCAGCCGCTCACCCGGCCGTCCGGCATCGTGCGTATCCGCAACGACAGCGGCGCCGACCGGAACCGCTTCGACGTCCTGGGCGTCGACGGTGTCATCTTCGATCCGGCCGACGATGAGGATGCCTTCAAGAACGCTCCCGCGCTGGTGGGTGTCACACCGGCCGCCGAGCACGCCAATCGCTTTGTGATCCTCCTTGAACCCCTGGCCGACGGCACCATCGGCTTGGCGATGGCCCAGGGCATCTGCCCGGTCAAGCTCGATGTCCAGGACGTCGGCCACGGCTTCGCCGAGGCGGCCGAGGGTGAATGCGGCGCGCTGCGCAGCGCCTCGGGCTCCGGTGGCGCCCAGATCCTCTGGAAGGCCGAGGGCACCGGCGAGCAGTGGGCCGTGGTTCGGGTCGGCCAGGCCGGTGGAGGCGGCGAGCGACGGTATGCCCGGATCACCCAGGTCGAGGGCAGTTCGCCGCCGTTCCTCTACAGCGGCCAGCAGGTCAACCCGGCGGCCAACGGAACGTGGCAGGATGTTGCCGGCGGCGATGACCTCAACAGCAACCTCTACAACATCGGCGAGTCGATCTACCCGGGTGCCGGCAAGGTACCCGTCGGACGCGTGGTCGTGTACTGGGCGGGCGTAGGCTGCTGGCTCTTCGATGTGCTCTGGTACCGGGGGACGTATGGGTGAGTTCATCATCGAGATCGGTCAGCGGCGCCTCGCGCTGCCGAATACCTTCCACAAGGAAGGCGCGGAGAAGCTCTGGCGGGCCGCGTTCCTCGGCCAGGCCGTTACCTTCAGGGCTGGGCTCACGGGCATCAATATCCCCTGGAATCCGGATCATCGGCCCAACTACACCCGCAAGACGCCGGCACCCGCGACGCTCAAGCTCGACAAGGAGACCACCTGGGCGCACCTGCAGGACTTCTACGCCAACGACGGCGGTGCCGCCGACTACGCCGCCGACGGGGCCCACAAGGCGATCATGCAGTACGAGACCAAGCCGGTCACGTTCATCGTCAGTCGCCTGAGCAACGCCGTCCGCGTCATCAGCGACTGGCTGAGCTGGCGCAATGCCGTGCCCTGGACCACGCAGGGCAACCCGGACACCGGAACGCCCGGCTACTGGTTCAAGGACAGCGAATACAGCCCGGACTCGCACGGCTTCCCGTGGAACGTGCCGCACGGCCATCCCGGTCGGTTCCTGGCCGAGGAGGAAGGCCGGGGCGAGGTGACGACCGATCCCCTCCACGGCTGGGATGTAAAGGATGAGGGCAAAGCCTGGACGCCGGGCCAATGGGTCGGCTACGCCTGCTGGCTCGGCGGCGGGAAGTTCATCGTCCAGAGCAACACCGCCGACACACTGCACATCCATTCGGCGGGCGGTTCTTATGACGGGCTGTCTACCTTCTACAGCCTTCGGCCCAACACCGCCGCCCACGACCAGGTCGAGGCTTTTCGGTGGCGCGGCAGCACGCTGGAGATCGGCGCTGTCTACATCATCACCGACACCACGCCGCCTGCGCTCGTGGCCTCGGCGGTTCTGATCACCGGCGTGCGAATTCATCCCGGCGAGACACTGCGCCTGCGATACGAGCTGCGGGTCCGCGACTACCGGAGTGCGATCGACACATGATCACGCGGGACTACATGGAGGCAATCGCCAAGCGGGCCTTCCAGGGCCCGGCGGCTTGTGCATGGTCCGGATGGAAGCTCCGTCTGGCCGCCACCGACGTGGCTGGGGCCAACACCACACTGGCGCTGGCCGATCTGTCGGAACTGGATGACGCCGAGGGCTACGTCCCGATCCCGCTAAGTTGGTCGGTGATCACCGACGCCGATGGCGCCGATGCCCGCGCGGCCGTGGCCAACCCGGCCTGGCGGAACACGGGTACGGCCGACTGGCCGGAGTGCCGAGCCATCTTCGTGACGGCACAGGTGGATGGCGTTGAACGGTTGATGTGGTT
The Phycisphaerae bacterium DNA segment above includes these coding regions:
- a CDS encoding phage tail tape measure protein, whose amino-acid sequence is MANTAGIRAGRAFVELGVDDKLSAGLKRAQRQLQAFATGLRSAGLQLTGIAAAVGAPAAVATKTFADFEYQMARVRALTGANRDQFDKLTAEARRLGETTVFTARDAADAMSFFALAGYKVDQILAAIGPTLDMAAAGQIGIAESADIAAKIMAGMGIEADHLGEAVDVLTKAMTTANTDLRQLGDAMKYVGPIAKSAGIGLEEIVGAVQMLSNAGIQADMAGTTLRGALLSLTDPSKEAADQLRAMSVRVLDSKGNVRSLAAIIDDMNRALAGLGTGQKLGIIGRIFDARQAAGFAELLSQGGDKLREFTASLKDAKGTAGRIAGIQLDTLKGDVIILQSAAEGLKISLGKVLGPMVRGVTQYVTKLVTALSQWVSQNVRLIRTAALIVAGVGALGLGLLTLSVSATIAAKALGGLAFITGTATKVIGLIITMLTSLLSPVGLVIAAIVALGTAILAYTGAGGQAIEWIGKQFGRMRDAVQEVTEGIANALAAGDIALAARILWLSLKLLWQEGMTALQRVWLAGKQFFLQRFYDMWFGAQAIAADAWHALKVGWIRLTAFLSDTWARFSSRFAVEWATMVNLATKAWNWIKSLFDEGFDVEAANLAADQALVAAEQKINAEKDAALAAIANERQRDLGAEQGRYEARQREIVEKDVEASRALDAETNAKLAKTKADLEQARKELDAALTQARQKRTEKPDENAPGGKRGPLAGLKDQLEGLGDLLAAKASVIGTFNVSSTLGLQAGGVQDRIAGATERTAKGVEQLRKDIRDHPMAFAS